A single Actinomadura algeriensis DNA region contains:
- a CDS encoding acetate/propionate family kinase has translation MRVLTVNPGSSSLKLSLLEDDDTPVTEVSGSREELAELISELPRPDAAGVRFVHGGADFTAPVLVDGPVTERLRGLADLAPLHQPASLHALAEITGTLPGVPAVACFDTAFHATLPDEAATYALPRVWRDRFGLRRFGFHGLSFSYAVRRAGELLDTDPGALRMVVCHLGSGASLAAVAEGRSIDTTMGFTPLEGLVMASRAGSIDPGIPLWLMKHGLTRDEVNDGLEQDSGLRGLAGTGDMRELRRLAEDRDVPALAALDVYHHRLRACAAAMVAALGGLDVLVFTGGVGEHDPSVRFRLAADLAFLGVAVDPDGNADADGDADVSAAGAAVRTLVVTAREDLEIAAEVRRVLSAG, from the coding sequence ATGCGCGTGCTCACCGTCAACCCCGGATCGAGCAGCCTGAAACTGAGCCTGCTCGAAGACGACGACACCCCCGTCACCGAGGTGTCCGGTTCCCGCGAGGAACTGGCCGAACTGATTTCGGAACTGCCGCGCCCGGACGCCGCCGGGGTCCGGTTCGTCCACGGCGGCGCCGACTTCACCGCGCCCGTCCTGGTCGACGGCCCGGTCACCGAACGGCTGCGGGGGCTCGCCGACCTGGCGCCGCTGCACCAGCCCGCGTCCCTGCACGCGCTCGCGGAGATCACCGGGACGCTGCCCGGCGTGCCGGCCGTGGCCTGCTTCGACACCGCGTTCCACGCGACGCTCCCCGACGAGGCCGCCACCTACGCGCTGCCGCGCGTGTGGCGCGACCGGTTCGGGCTGCGCCGCTTCGGTTTCCACGGCCTCTCGTTCTCCTACGCCGTCCGCCGGGCCGGCGAGCTGCTCGACACCGACCCGGGGGCGCTTCGCATGGTCGTGTGCCACCTCGGTTCCGGGGCGTCGCTCGCCGCCGTCGCCGAGGGCCGCTCGATCGACACCACGATGGGGTTCACGCCGCTCGAAGGGCTCGTCATGGCGTCCCGCGCGGGCAGCATCGACCCCGGCATCCCGCTGTGGCTGATGAAGCACGGGCTCACGCGGGACGAGGTCAACGACGGCCTCGAACAGGACTCGGGCCTGCGCGGCCTCGCCGGGACGGGCGACATGCGCGAACTCCGCCGCCTCGCGGAGGACCGCGACGTCCCCGCCCTCGCCGCGCTCGACGTCTACCACCACCGCCTGCGCGCCTGCGCCGCCGCGATGGTCGCCGCCCTCGGCGGCCTCGACGTGCTGGTGTTCACCGGCGGCGTCGGCGAGCACGACCCGTCCGTCCGGTTCCGGCTGGCCGCCGACCTCGCGTTCCTCGGCGTCGCCGTCGACCCGGACGGCAACGCGGACGCCGACGGGGACGCGGACGTCTCCGCCGCGGGCGCGGCCGTCCGCACCCTGGTCGTCACCGCCCGCGAGGACCTGGAGATCGCCGCCGAGGTCCGGCGCGTCCTGTCCGCCGGCTAG
- a CDS encoding phosphoketolase family protein: MAHDDELRRLDSYWRAANYLSVGQIYLLDNPLLREPLKRRHIKPRLLGHWGTTPGLNFCYAHLNRVIRARDLDMIYVMGPGHGGPAAVANAWLEGTYSEVYPDVSFDERGMRRLFRQFSFPGGVPSHVAPETPGSIHEGGELGYSLAHAFGAVFDNPDLVVACVVGDGEAETGPLAASWHSNKFLDPVRDGAVLPILHLNGYKIANPTVLARIPEEELVQLLDGYGYHPLLVAGDEPASMHRKMAAALDQALDEIADIQRAAREHGATERRRWPLIVLRSPKGWTGPVEVDGKPVENTWRSHQVPLAGVCDDPAHLEQLERWLRSYRPEELFDDDGRPVAELRESAPAGERRMSANPHANGGLLLKPLVLPDFRDYAVQTGKPGTTTAEPTRVLGTFLRDVIRANPTNFRIMGADETQSNRLGDVFEATDRVFAAERLPTDEHQAAHGRVMEVLSEHLCQGWLEGYLLTGRHGLFNSYEAFVHIVDAMFNQHAKWLKVTRHLPWRRPIASLNYLLSSHVWRQDHNGFTHQDPGFLDVVMNKKPEIVRVYLPPDANTLLSVGDHCLRSRDYVNVVVAGKQPALNWLTMDEAVAHATRGIGIWEWASSDGGADPDVVMACAGDVPTLETLAAVDELRQTFPELRVRVVNVVDLMRLLPPSEHPHGLPDAEFDALFTTDKPIIFAFHGYPYLIHRLAYRRNGHANLHVRGYKEEGTTTTPFDMAILNDLDRFHLVMDVIDRVPSLGGRVAHVRQRMADRRLALRAHTREHGEDAPEIREWTWSY, from the coding sequence ATGGCACATGACGACGAACTGCGGCGGCTCGACTCGTACTGGCGGGCCGCGAACTACCTGTCGGTCGGGCAGATCTATCTGCTGGACAATCCGCTGCTGCGCGAGCCGCTGAAGCGGCGGCACATCAAGCCGCGGCTGCTCGGGCACTGGGGGACGACGCCCGGGTTGAACTTCTGCTACGCGCACCTCAACCGGGTGATCCGGGCGCGCGACCTCGACATGATCTACGTCATGGGGCCCGGGCACGGCGGCCCGGCGGCGGTCGCGAACGCGTGGCTGGAGGGCACCTACAGCGAGGTGTACCCGGACGTGTCGTTCGACGAGCGCGGGATGCGGCGGCTGTTCCGGCAGTTCTCGTTCCCCGGCGGCGTGCCGTCGCACGTGGCGCCGGAGACGCCCGGTTCGATCCACGAGGGCGGGGAGCTGGGGTACTCGCTCGCACACGCCTTCGGAGCCGTGTTCGACAATCCGGACCTGGTCGTGGCGTGCGTCGTCGGGGACGGCGAGGCCGAGACGGGGCCGCTGGCGGCGAGCTGGCACTCCAACAAGTTCCTCGACCCGGTGCGGGACGGGGCGGTGCTGCCGATCCTGCACCTCAACGGCTACAAGATCGCGAACCCGACGGTGCTCGCGCGGATCCCCGAGGAGGAGCTCGTCCAGCTCCTCGACGGCTACGGCTACCATCCGCTGCTGGTCGCCGGGGACGAGCCCGCGTCCATGCACCGCAAAATGGCGGCGGCGCTCGACCAGGCGCTGGACGAGATCGCCGACATCCAGCGCGCGGCGCGCGAGCACGGGGCGACCGAGCGGAGGCGGTGGCCGCTGATCGTCCTGCGGTCGCCCAAGGGCTGGACGGGCCCGGTGGAGGTCGACGGGAAGCCGGTGGAGAACACGTGGCGCTCGCACCAGGTTCCGCTCGCGGGCGTGTGCGACGATCCGGCGCACCTGGAGCAGCTCGAACGGTGGCTGCGGTCGTACCGTCCCGAGGAGCTGTTCGACGACGACGGCCGTCCGGTCGCGGAGCTGCGGGAGTCGGCGCCCGCGGGCGAGCGGCGGATGAGCGCGAACCCGCACGCGAACGGGGGCCTGCTGCTCAAACCGCTCGTCCTGCCCGACTTCCGCGACTACGCGGTGCAGACCGGCAAACCGGGCACGACGACGGCCGAGCCGACGCGGGTCCTCGGGACGTTCCTGCGCGACGTCATCCGGGCGAACCCGACGAACTTCCGCATCATGGGCGCGGACGAGACACAGTCCAACCGGCTCGGCGACGTGTTCGAGGCGACCGACCGGGTTTTCGCCGCCGAGCGGCTCCCGACGGACGAGCACCAGGCGGCGCACGGGCGCGTCATGGAGGTGCTGTCGGAGCACCTGTGCCAGGGCTGGCTGGAGGGGTACCTCCTGACCGGACGGCACGGCCTGTTCAACTCCTACGAGGCGTTCGTCCACATCGTCGACGCGATGTTCAACCAGCACGCCAAGTGGCTGAAGGTCACCCGGCACCTGCCGTGGCGGCGCCCGATCGCGTCGCTGAACTACCTGCTGTCGTCCCACGTCTGGCGGCAGGACCACAACGGTTTCACCCACCAGGACCCCGGTTTCCTCGACGTCGTCATGAACAAGAAACCGGAGATCGTCCGGGTGTACCTGCCGCCGGACGCCAACACGCTGCTGTCGGTCGGCGACCACTGCCTCCGCTCGCGGGACTACGTCAACGTGGTCGTCGCCGGGAAGCAGCCCGCGCTGAACTGGCTGACGATGGACGAGGCGGTGGCGCACGCCACGCGCGGCATCGGCATCTGGGAGTGGGCGTCCAGCGACGGCGGCGCCGACCCCGACGTCGTCATGGCGTGCGCCGGGGACGTCCCGACGCTGGAGACGCTCGCGGCGGTGGACGAGCTGCGGCAGACGTTCCCGGAGCTGCGCGTCCGCGTGGTGAACGTCGTCGACCTGATGCGGCTGCTGCCGCCGAGCGAGCACCCGCACGGGCTGCCGGACGCCGAGTTCGACGCGCTGTTCACCACCGACAAGCCGATCATCTTCGCGTTCCACGGCTACCCGTACCTGATCCACCGGCTCGCCTACCGCCGCAACGGGCACGCGAACCTGCACGTCCGCGGCTACAAGGAGGAGGGCACCACCACGACGCCGTTCGACATGGCGATACTGAACGACCTCGACCGGTTCCACCTGGTCATGGACGTCATCGACCGCGTCCCGTCGCTCGGCGGACGGGTCGCGCACGTCCGGCAGCGGATGGCGGACCGCCGCCTCGCGCTGCGCGCCCACACCCGTGAGCACGGCGAGGACGCCCCCGAGATCCGCGAATGGACGTGGTCGTACTGA
- a CDS encoding serine hydrolase produces MSGAGDATGRIEAAFRDAGVTGCCHAVDVDTGRDVGVRAGEPVVLASVFKVPLLVAFHRRAAAGTLDPTERATLPAADRTSGPTGVSALLDDVRMSLRDLATLMITVSDNAAADFLLDRVGLDAVNAAAAELGLPGTFVSGSGREMLDLLYQDTGADSLGEVYARLDEPGVPARVRPLDPLRTSRSTPREMTRLLSLIWRDEAAPPAECAAMRRMFGLQVWPHRLSSGFPFEDVVVSGKTGTLPTVRNEVGVVEYPDGGRYAVAVFTRTPVPLAVHPQGDAVIGTAARIAVEHLRT; encoded by the coding sequence GTGAGCGGCGCGGGCGACGCCACCGGGCGGATCGAGGCGGCGTTCCGGGACGCCGGGGTGACCGGGTGCTGCCACGCCGTGGACGTCGACACCGGACGGGACGTCGGCGTCCGCGCGGGCGAGCCCGTCGTGCTGGCGTCGGTGTTCAAGGTGCCGCTGCTGGTGGCGTTCCACCGGCGCGCGGCGGCCGGGACGCTCGACCCGACCGAGCGTGCGACCCTGCCGGCCGCGGACCGCACGTCCGGGCCCACCGGCGTGTCCGCGCTGCTGGACGACGTGCGGATGTCGCTGCGCGACCTCGCCACCCTGATGATCACCGTCAGCGACAACGCGGCGGCCGACTTCCTGCTCGACCGGGTGGGGCTGGACGCCGTGAACGCCGCCGCCGCCGAACTCGGCCTGCCCGGGACGTTCGTGTCCGGCAGCGGCCGCGAGATGCTCGACCTCCTCTACCAGGACACCGGCGCCGACAGCCTCGGCGAGGTGTACGCGCGGCTGGACGAGCCCGGGGTGCCCGCGCGCGTCCGTCCGCTGGACCCGCTGCGCACCAGCCGCAGCACGCCCCGGGAGATGACCCGGCTGCTGTCGCTCATCTGGCGGGACGAGGCGGCGCCGCCCGCGGAATGCGCGGCCATGCGCCGGATGTTCGGACTTCAGGTGTGGCCGCACCGGCTCTCGTCCGGTTTCCCGTTCGAGGACGTCGTCGTCAGCGGCAAGACCGGCACGCTGCCGACCGTCCGCAACGAGGTGGGGGTCGTGGAGTACCCGGACGGCGGCCGGTACGCGGTCGCGGTGTTCACCCGGACGCCCGTCCCGCTGGCGGTGCATCCGCAGGGCGACGCCGTGATCGGCACGGCCGCCCGGATAGCGGTCGAACATTTGCGGACTTGA
- the bla gene encoding class A beta-lactamase produces MRISTFRFRRATGAAALSLAALVAGAGCGAGDDPALRAATPQSAVSTIATPQAAPSQAAVDRQVQRIEAKRNLRIGAYAIDAGTGRFVSHRAGQRFPYASTFKAMACGAVLKKARTSDPGLMERVIRYTVDDLVDYSPETKKHVDTGMTVSALCHAAITQSDNTAGNLVMKQIGGPAGLTRFFRSLGDEDSRADRWETALNEWKPGEKRDTTVPGAWARNLRALTAGDALAPADREQLIAWMKANTTGDARIRAGLPDSWTIGDKTGTAGVYGNANDIAVVWPEPGDAPLIMVILTTAKKKDAEADDAAIAETAAILARGLGEKV; encoded by the coding sequence ATGCGAATTTCGACATTCCGATTCCGGCGCGCGACCGGGGCGGCCGCGCTGTCCCTCGCCGCGCTCGTGGCGGGCGCCGGCTGCGGCGCGGGCGACGACCCGGCGCTGCGGGCCGCGACGCCGCAGAGCGCCGTCTCCACGATCGCGACGCCGCAGGCGGCGCCGTCCCAGGCCGCCGTCGACCGCCAGGTGCAGCGGATCGAGGCGAAGCGGAACCTGCGCATCGGCGCGTACGCGATCGACGCCGGGACGGGCCGGTTCGTCTCCCACCGCGCCGGGCAGCGGTTCCCGTACGCGTCCACGTTCAAGGCGATGGCCTGCGGGGCGGTGCTGAAGAAGGCCCGCACGTCCGACCCCGGGCTGATGGAGCGCGTCATCCGCTACACCGTGGACGACCTCGTCGACTACTCGCCCGAGACGAAGAAGCACGTCGACACCGGGATGACCGTCTCCGCCCTGTGCCACGCGGCGATCACCCAGAGCGACAACACCGCCGGGAACCTGGTGATGAAGCAGATCGGCGGCCCCGCCGGGCTCACCCGGTTCTTCCGCTCGCTCGGCGACGAGGACAGCCGCGCCGATCGCTGGGAGACCGCGCTGAACGAGTGGAAGCCCGGCGAGAAGCGCGACACGACCGTCCCGGGCGCCTGGGCCCGGAACCTGCGGGCGCTGACCGCCGGGGACGCGCTGGCCCCGGCCGACCGCGAGCAGCTGATCGCGTGGATGAAGGCGAACACGACCGGTGACGCGCGGATCCGCGCGGGCCTGCCCGACTCCTGGACGATCGGCGACAAGACGGGCACCGCGGGCGTCTACGGCAACGCCAACGACATCGCGGTCGTGTGGCCGGAGCCCGGCGACGCGCCGCTGATCATGGTGATCCTGACGACCGCGAAGAAGAAGGACGCCGAGGCCGACGACGCGGCGATCGCCGAGACCGCGGCGATCCTCGCGCGCGGCCTCGGCGAGAAGGTCTAG
- a CDS encoding LysR family transcriptional regulator codes for MNVVGHLHCFVIVAEELHFGHAAERLGMAQPPLSQRIQRLEKELGVRLFDRTSRKVELTAAGRLLLDDARDILSRVERVYDLAERARLGEVGTVRAGLPSDLGGPPVAALIAAFRERRPDLRLDLREISTAGQIAALADGTLDAGVVRHPCDARGLELGPLLGQPVGVLLPAGADLAAAAEVHLSDLAGHDLVTSPRDEAPGAHDDLLAGCRRHGYAPPAVHEARHPQFALGLVLAGTAVAFVPRTADPGDGAVWRPLHGEPLTWRTSCAWRRAADPEHARAIADFTAVATAVLRREAGMAPLDAAPAPARRVLRPSSGFLA; via the coding sequence GTGAACGTCGTGGGGCATTTGCACTGCTTCGTCATCGTCGCCGAGGAACTGCACTTCGGCCACGCGGCGGAGCGGCTCGGCATGGCCCAGCCGCCGCTCAGCCAGCGGATCCAGCGTCTGGAGAAGGAACTCGGGGTGCGGCTGTTCGACCGGACGAGCCGGAAGGTGGAGCTCACCGCCGCCGGGCGGCTCCTGCTCGACGACGCCCGTGACATCCTCTCCCGCGTGGAACGCGTCTACGACCTGGCCGAACGGGCGCGGCTCGGCGAGGTCGGCACCGTCCGCGCCGGGCTGCCGAGCGACCTCGGCGGCCCGCCGGTCGCCGCGCTGATCGCCGCGTTCCGCGAGCGCCGCCCCGACCTGCGCCTGGACCTGCGGGAGATTTCCACCGCCGGGCAGATCGCCGCGCTCGCCGACGGGACGCTCGACGCGGGCGTCGTCCGGCACCCGTGCGACGCCCGCGGCCTGGAACTCGGGCCGCTGCTCGGCCAGCCGGTCGGGGTGCTGCTGCCGGCCGGCGCCGACCTCGCCGCCGCCGCCGAGGTGCACCTGTCCGACCTCGCCGGGCACGACCTCGTGACGTCCCCCCGCGACGAGGCGCCCGGCGCCCACGACGACCTCCTCGCCGGCTGCCGCCGGCACGGGTACGCGCCGCCCGCCGTCCACGAGGCGCGGCACCCGCAGTTCGCGCTCGGGCTCGTCCTCGCCGGGACGGCCGTCGCGTTCGTCCCCCGCACCGCGGACCCGGGCGACGGGGCGGTGTGGCGGCCGCTGCACGGCGAGCCGCTGACCTGGCGGACGTCGTGCGCGTGGCGGCGCGCCGCCGACCCCGAGCACGCGCGGGCGATCGCCGACTTCACCGCCGTCGCGACCGCGGTCCTGCGCCGGGAGGCCGGAATGGCGCCGCTGGACGCCGCGCCCGCCCCGGCCCGCCGCGTGCTGCGCCCGTCCTCGGGGTTCCTGGCGTGA
- a CDS encoding AAA family ATPase: protein MRLPEHLEPLLTDEPVLDVYAHGPWRVPDGLFEEIAGRIDALAADPRAAELTTDEHKLLTLPASLVTAEIFGILAFLPGGGAIKAGSRSQLPERLLHRHLVNPGPLSDRMARWDAPGGRWRPPVDWLIEAPDRKLAIELARDCLAVLEGIEPLEERRRALLRLYDDPPECDPNLPKMELRELWHRHADESILRAVPELQGPVGYLDWVCGGLLATHRALLAAAPRDETPEVHLVHLLLQGSMEHVPAELAAALGEDRYHELLGRFPGERRGFKPGAWQERTRAWLAQALVAGAADACRAWLDMSMRFIAIVQGLPGDPWFPKPEWIPVGQFQTDLRRLFAPRRRIVNPLAETLKEPAGPDGDGVRRPRREDLTSTLVEQPEVTAALEELSRGTGAVRLLLAGPDGTGKRDAAQELGRALALGRDPLWLTDNLFAGQRLSDAVARLHADARECASDRLLIVEGLDEILTDPGNGEALSAELHRLLAVHPELNLVALCDAGGDERIREINPALPLGFRIARTRPFTAAGHAELFRRALIPLGARATRQAADAAGELLAATPPMQSLRNARLATHLAAEIVAALRARSEDAELVVRKGDVPASLDASRTTGDPLAELRDLTGLDTVKHEIALLVAGTEAARLRSESGLRVTPPTRHMVFTGNPGTGKTMVARLLGRIYKRLGVLSSGHLVEASRAHLVGEYIGQTAPRTRRLVERAIGGVLFIDEAYTLTQSPLKGDYGHEAIAELVKLMEDHREDLVVVVAGYQQEMAEFLAANPGLDSRFPKQIHFPDYDDEELIDVFGQLAGADGFRLADGTQDVLRTMLRRAPRGPSFGNGRLMRNLLDVAVANQADRVATAALNDRERAGDDAPPSPPSRDELVTLTSDDLPPLLEHPEEFYGLYL from the coding sequence TTGCGGCTGCCGGAGCATCTCGAGCCACTGCTCACCGACGAGCCGGTTCTCGACGTCTACGCGCACGGGCCGTGGCGGGTTCCGGACGGTCTGTTCGAGGAGATCGCCGGGCGGATCGACGCGCTCGCGGCCGACCCCCGCGCGGCCGAGCTGACCACCGACGAGCACAAGCTGCTGACGCTCCCCGCGTCGCTGGTCACCGCCGAGATCTTCGGCATCCTGGCGTTCCTGCCGGGCGGCGGCGCGATCAAGGCGGGGTCCCGGTCGCAGCTCCCGGAACGGCTGCTGCACCGGCATCTGGTGAACCCCGGCCCGCTCAGCGACCGGATGGCCCGGTGGGACGCGCCGGGCGGGCGGTGGCGCCCGCCGGTGGACTGGCTGATCGAGGCGCCCGACCGCAAGCTGGCGATCGAGCTCGCCCGCGACTGCCTCGCCGTCCTGGAGGGCATCGAGCCGCTCGAGGAGCGGCGCCGGGCCCTGCTGCGCCTCTACGACGACCCGCCGGAGTGCGACCCGAACCTCCCGAAGATGGAACTGCGGGAACTCTGGCACCGGCACGCCGACGAGTCGATCCTGCGCGCGGTGCCCGAACTGCAGGGCCCCGTCGGCTACCTCGACTGGGTGTGCGGCGGGCTGCTGGCCACGCACCGCGCCCTCCTCGCGGCGGCCCCGCGCGACGAGACGCCCGAGGTCCACCTCGTCCACCTGCTGCTGCAGGGAAGCATGGAGCACGTCCCGGCGGAGCTGGCGGCCGCGCTCGGCGAGGACCGCTACCACGAGCTGCTCGGCCGGTTCCCCGGCGAGCGGCGCGGGTTCAAGCCCGGCGCGTGGCAGGAGCGGACCCGCGCGTGGCTCGCGCAGGCGCTCGTCGCGGGCGCCGCCGACGCGTGCCGCGCGTGGCTCGACATGTCGATGCGGTTCATCGCGATCGTCCAGGGCCTGCCGGGCGACCCGTGGTTCCCCAAGCCCGAGTGGATCCCCGTCGGGCAGTTCCAGACCGACCTGCGGCGCCTGTTCGCGCCGCGCCGCCGCATCGTCAACCCGCTGGCCGAGACGCTGAAGGAGCCCGCGGGCCCGGACGGCGACGGCGTCCGGCGCCCGCGCCGCGAGGACCTCACCTCGACGCTCGTCGAACAGCCCGAGGTGACGGCCGCGCTGGAAGAGCTGTCGCGCGGCACCGGCGCCGTCCGGCTGCTGCTGGCCGGCCCCGACGGCACCGGCAAGCGGGACGCCGCGCAGGAACTCGGCCGCGCGCTCGCGCTGGGCCGCGACCCGCTGTGGCTGACCGACAACCTGTTCGCCGGGCAGCGCCTCTCGGACGCGGTCGCCCGGCTGCACGCGGACGCCCGCGAGTGCGCGTCCGACCGGCTGCTGATCGTCGAGGGCCTCGACGAGATCCTCACCGACCCCGGCAACGGCGAGGCGCTGTCCGCCGAACTCCACCGGCTGCTCGCCGTCCACCCCGAGCTCAACCTGGTCGCGCTGTGCGACGCGGGCGGCGACGAACGCATCCGGGAGATCAACCCGGCGCTGCCGCTGGGCTTCCGGATCGCCCGCACCCGCCCGTTCACCGCGGCCGGCCACGCCGAACTGTTCCGCCGCGCGCTGATCCCGCTGGGCGCCCGCGCGACCCGGCAGGCCGCCGATGCCGCGGGCGAGCTCCTCGCCGCGACGCCGCCGATGCAGTCGCTCCGCAACGCGCGCCTCGCGACCCACCTCGCCGCCGAGATCGTCGCCGCCCTGCGGGCCCGCTCCGAAGACGCCGAACTCGTCGTCCGCAAGGGCGACGTCCCCGCGAGCCTCGACGCGTCCCGCACCACCGGCGACCCGCTCGCCGAACTGCGCGACCTCACCGGCCTCGACACCGTCAAGCACGAGATCGCGCTGCTGGTCGCGGGCACCGAGGCCGCGCGGCTGCGCAGCGAGTCCGGCCTGCGGGTGACGCCGCCGACCCGGCACATGGTGTTCACCGGCAACCCCGGCACCGGCAAGACGATGGTCGCGCGGCTGCTCGGCCGCATCTACAAGCGCCTCGGCGTCCTGTCCTCCGGCCACCTGGTGGAGGCGTCCCGCGCGCACCTCGTCGGCGAGTACATCGGGCAGACGGCGCCGCGCACCCGCCGCCTCGTGGAACGCGCGATCGGCGGCGTCCTGTTCATCGACGAGGCGTACACGCTCACCCAGTCGCCGCTGAAGGGCGACTACGGGCACGAGGCCATCGCCGAACTCGTCAAGCTGATGGAGGACCACCGCGAGGACCTGGTCGTGGTCGTCGCCGGATACCAGCAGGAGATGGCCGAGTTCCTCGCCGCCAACCCCGGCCTGGACTCCCGGTTCCCCAAGCAGATCCACTTCCCCGACTACGACGACGAAGAGCTCATCGACGTGTTCGGGCAGCTCGCCGGCGCCGACGGCTTCCGCCTCGCCGACGGCACGCAGGACGTGCTCCGCACGATGCTGCGGCGCGCCCCGCGCGGCCCGTCCTTCGGCAACGGCCGCCTCATGCGCAACCTCCTCGACGTCGCGGTCGCCAACCAGGCCGACCGCGTCGCCACCGCGGCCCTGAACGACCGCGAGCGGGCCGGGGACGACGCCCCGCCCAGCCCCCCGTCGCGGGACGAACTGGTCACGCTCACGTCCGACGACCTGCCCCCGCTCCTCGAACACCCCGAAGAGTTCTACGGCCTGTACCTCTGA
- a CDS encoding penicillin-binding transpeptidase domain-containing protein, whose amino-acid sequence MRRTRVLTAAAVAVVVVLAGAGAVWFLRSGDDPEAAAEEFLAAWSGGDHAAMAALTYRPPADLAQRLKQTHDDLGVTKQRYTVASVGEPDDGSAGGAYDAELTLSGGRVWSYTGTLPLVEQDGEWRVRWSPRLLYPELKDGQRLRAARAFPQRADVLAADGSSLTTSRSGSARQLAGTVGAASAEGAKEMGAPYRQGDSVGTSGLQKQYEKRLAGTPALAVQIVEGGEQDGSEVKVVKTLKRFGGADGQPLKTTIDPTMQAAASAALSDGSKPASMVAVRPSSGEILAVANRPGGYNRALMGTYPPGSTFKVVTAAALVADGVSADSRVGCPATTNVGGREFHNYQYEDFGTVAFRDAFAHSCNTTFARLAVDKLGEERLTEVAEQFGFNAPIIAGLPAVRASFPKNTDQTAFASASFGQGKVLTSPLNMASVAAAAADGTWRSPRLVDAELASQALDAGGKKPEKPHKLEPAVKKALHTLMPAVVSEGTASGVDFPAGTAGKTGTAEYGSGENPPAHAWFIGYHEDVAFAVVVEGGGEGAQAAAPIAAKFLKGL is encoded by the coding sequence ATGCGCCGAACCCGAGTGTTGACCGCCGCCGCGGTCGCGGTCGTGGTCGTGCTCGCGGGGGCGGGTGCGGTGTGGTTCCTCCGGAGCGGAGACGACCCCGAGGCCGCCGCCGAGGAGTTCCTCGCCGCCTGGTCCGGCGGCGACCACGCCGCGATGGCGGCGCTCACCTACCGGCCCCCCGCCGACCTGGCCCAACGCCTGAAACAGACGCACGACGACCTGGGCGTCACGAAGCAGCGCTACACGGTCGCGTCCGTCGGCGAACCGGACGACGGCAGCGCCGGGGGCGCCTACGACGCCGAGCTGACGCTGTCCGGCGGCCGCGTCTGGTCCTACACCGGGACGCTGCCGCTCGTCGAGCAGGACGGCGAATGGCGCGTCCGCTGGTCGCCTCGACTCTTGTACCCCGAGCTCAAGGACGGGCAGCGGCTGCGCGCCGCCCGCGCGTTCCCGCAGCGCGCCGACGTCCTGGCCGCCGACGGCAGCAGCCTCACGACCTCGCGGTCCGGGTCGGCGCGGCAGCTCGCCGGGACGGTCGGCGCCGCGTCCGCCGAAGGCGCGAAGGAGATGGGCGCCCCCTACCGGCAGGGAGACTCGGTCGGGACGAGCGGCCTGCAGAAGCAGTACGAGAAGCGGCTCGCCGGGACGCCCGCGCTCGCCGTGCAGATCGTCGAGGGCGGCGAGCAGGACGGTTCCGAGGTCAAGGTGGTCAAGACGCTGAAGCGGTTCGGCGGCGCGGACGGGCAGCCGCTGAAGACGACGATCGACCCGACGATGCAGGCCGCCGCGAGCGCGGCGCTGTCGGACGGGTCCAAGCCCGCGTCGATGGTCGCGGTGCGCCCGTCCAGCGGGGAGATCCTCGCCGTCGCGAACCGGCCCGGCGGCTACAACCGCGCGCTGATGGGCACCTACCCGCCCGGCTCGACGTTCAAGGTCGTGACGGCCGCCGCGCTCGTCGCCGACGGCGTGTCCGCCGACTCCCGCGTCGGCTGCCCCGCCACCACCAACGTCGGCGGCCGCGAGTTCCACAACTACCAGTACGAGGACTTCGGGACGGTCGCGTTCCGCGACGCGTTCGCGCACTCGTGCAACACGACGTTCGCGCGGCTCGCCGTCGACAAGCTGGGGGAGGAGCGGCTCACCGAGGTCGCCGAGCAGTTCGGCTTCAACGCGCCGATCATCGCCGGGCTCCCGGCCGTCCGCGCGTCCTTCCCGAAGAACACCGACCAGACCGCGTTCGCGTCCGCGTCCTTCGGCCAGGGCAAGGTGCTGACCAGCCCGCTCAACATGGCGAGCGTCGCCGCCGCGGCCGCCGACGGCACGTGGCGGTCCCCGCGCCTGGTCGACGCGGAACTCGCCTCGCAGGCCCTCGACGCCGGGGGCAAGAAGCCCGAGAAGCCGCACAAGCTGGAGCCCGCGGTGAAGAAGGCCCTGCACACGCTGATGCCCGCGGTCGTCAGCGAGGGCACCGCGTCCGGCGTGGACTTCCCGGCCGGGACGGCGGGCAAGACCGGCACCGCCGAGTACGGCTCGGGCGAGAATCCGCCCGCCCACGCCTGGTTCATCGGCTACCACGAGGACGTCGCATTCGCGGTGGTGGTCGAGGGCGGCGGCGAGGGAGCCCAGGCCGCCGCCCCGATCGCGGCGAAGTTCCTGAAGGGCCTGTAG